Proteins encoded within one genomic window of Acidiferrobacter thiooxydans:
- a CDS encoding EAL domain-containing protein — protein sequence MPGLGLANDADDLLRSELAALEALITRDGECYVAHHHDLILGSAFQPIVSVAHRRPVAHEALLRARRRNGGPLSPLAVFAALRSTHEVVHIDRLSRFLHIQNYLRSAPQATWLFLNVDARSINARNDHSPFVGRLLRHFAIEGHRLVIEILEGAIARSSRLTEAVAYFRSRGCLTAIDDFGSGHSNFDRLWHLSPEFVKLDRSLIRQALDYRRVRNLLPHLVALLHEIGALVIMEGVETEDQALIAVDSNVDLIQGFAFGDPQPTPATDEPDGLPALHARIRRHLTMPLAPREYWDEAFVAVIHRLAAGTPWSEARLALRGEPRLLRAYIVDADGRQAGPPYMPQPRATDADPRYVPLADTAGADWFSRPYFRRACAHPGQPQLTRPYFSIPDATLCVTWACSFDLADTMQVLCCDLRPDAVGAPP from the coding sequence ATGCCAGGCCTCGGTCTTGCCAATGACGCAGACGACCTTCTGCGATCGGAGCTTGCGGCCCTCGAGGCCCTGATCACGCGGGATGGCGAGTGCTATGTCGCCCACCACCATGATCTCATACTGGGCAGCGCCTTTCAGCCCATCGTCAGTGTCGCCCATCGCCGCCCGGTGGCCCACGAGGCCCTGTTGCGCGCGCGGCGCCGAAATGGCGGCCCACTCTCGCCACTTGCAGTATTCGCCGCCCTACGCTCGACGCACGAGGTCGTCCACATCGACCGCCTGAGCCGATTCCTCCATATCCAGAACTATCTGCGTAGCGCACCGCAAGCGACCTGGCTTTTCCTGAATGTCGATGCCCGGTCCATCAATGCGCGTAACGATCACAGTCCCTTCGTCGGTCGCCTGCTGCGCCATTTCGCGATCGAAGGGCACAGGCTCGTAATAGAGATCCTCGAGGGCGCCATAGCCCGCTCCAGCCGCCTGACCGAGGCCGTTGCGTATTTCCGGAGCCGTGGATGCTTGACCGCCATAGACGACTTCGGGTCCGGCCATTCGAATTTCGATCGCCTCTGGCACCTGTCGCCGGAGTTCGTGAAGCTCGACCGCTCGCTTATCCGTCAGGCCCTCGACTATCGGCGGGTGCGCAATCTCCTCCCGCACCTGGTGGCACTCCTGCACGAGATCGGGGCACTCGTCATCATGGAGGGGGTTGAGACCGAAGACCAGGCCCTGATCGCCGTCGACAGCAACGTCGATCTGATCCAGGGCTTTGCGTTCGGCGATCCGCAGCCGACCCCCGCCACCGATGAGCCCGATGGGCTCCCGGCCCTGCATGCACGTATCCGCCGGCATCTGACGATGCCACTCGCACCTCGCGAGTACTGGGATGAGGCCTTTGTGGCGGTCATCCATCGGCTTGCCGCCGGCACCCCGTGGAGCGAGGCTCGCCTGGCGCTTCGCGGCGAACCGCGCCTGCTGCGCGCCTATATCGTCGACGCCGACGGGCGTCAGGCCGGGCCGCCCTACATGCCGCAACCGCGCGCCACCGATGCCGACCCCCGCTACGTCCCGCTCGCCGACACCGCGGGCGCCGACTGGTTCTCGCGTCCCTATTTCCGCCGCGCCTGCGCGCATCCAGGCCAACCGCAACTGACGCGCCCCTATTTCTCGATTCCCGACGCCACCCTGTGCGTGACCTGGGCGTGCTCCTTCGACCTTGCCGATACCATGCAAGTGTTGTGCTGCGACCTGCGCCCCGACGCCGTCGGCGCCCCGCCTTGA
- the pelG gene encoding exopolysaccharide Pel transporter PelG has product MAGIGFALRKLMRHNDYLGIVRAYSYAGIIGAGPWVISILGVIFLGFLSANHVFPPRLISEFQTSVTYLIATSLIFCGIWQLAFTRYVADRIFDHEHDRVLPNLNGLLVVAMGSAFALAALAALFLFSGTGLVYRLLMTALFSLLTGIWVVAVMLTGLKHYRAIVASFGIAYGITLGMGLLMRPYGLVGLLFAFLLGQCLLFAGLLAAVYRDYPSPSFLAFDFLRPRRMYPSLLACGFFYNAAIWADKFVFWFTPDTSQPVIGPLRASAIYDLPIFLAYLAIIPGMAVFLMRVETDFVDYYDRFYEGVRQGTSLSYIRNMRNGMVTSAKTGIFDIIKLQSLTTILAFVVGPAVLKALGISLLYVPLFKIDVVGASLQVALMGILNIFFYLDRRARVVRLTAIFLVLNLGLSILSTRLGLYFYGYGFSLSLLISVLVGLVWLDRDMEAVEYQTFMLQPWNH; this is encoded by the coding sequence ATGGCCGGCATAGGTTTTGCGCTGCGCAAGCTCATGCGCCACAACGACTATCTTGGCATTGTGCGCGCCTACTCTTACGCGGGCATCATAGGCGCAGGCCCATGGGTCATTTCCATCCTGGGTGTCATATTCCTCGGTTTCCTTAGCGCAAACCACGTCTTTCCCCCGCGCCTCATTAGCGAGTTCCAGACCTCGGTCACCTACTTGATCGCGACCAGCCTCATTTTCTGTGGCATCTGGCAGCTCGCCTTCACGCGTTATGTCGCCGACCGGATCTTCGATCACGAGCACGATCGTGTCCTGCCCAACCTGAACGGCCTTTTGGTGGTGGCCATGGGCAGCGCCTTTGCGTTGGCGGCGTTGGCTGCGCTCTTTTTGTTTTCCGGGACGGGGCTTGTCTATCGGCTGCTCATGACCGCGCTCTTTAGCCTGCTCACCGGCATATGGGTGGTAGCGGTCATGCTCACGGGCCTCAAGCATTACCGCGCCATCGTGGCAAGCTTTGGTATCGCCTATGGCATCACGCTCGGCATGGGACTCCTGATGCGGCCCTACGGCCTTGTCGGTCTGTTGTTCGCCTTTCTGCTAGGTCAGTGCCTGCTGTTTGCCGGACTGCTCGCCGCCGTCTACCGAGACTACCCATCGCCGAGTTTTTTGGCCTTCGATTTCCTGAGGCCCCGACGCATGTACCCCTCGCTGCTCGCCTGCGGATTTTTCTATAACGCCGCGATATGGGCCGACAAGTTCGTATTCTGGTTCACGCCCGACACCAGCCAGCCCGTGATCGGCCCGCTGCGCGCATCGGCCATATACGACCTCCCGATCTTTCTCGCCTATCTTGCCATCATTCCCGGCATGGCGGTATTTCTCATGCGTGTCGAGACCGATTTCGTCGACTACTACGACCGCTTCTACGAAGGCGTGCGCCAGGGCACGAGCCTCTCGTATATCCGTAATATGCGCAACGGCATGGTAACGAGTGCCAAGACCGGTATCTTCGACATCATCAAGCTCCAGTCGCTCACCACCATTCTGGCGTTCGTGGTCGGACCCGCGGTCCTGAAAGCCCTTGGCATCTCGCTCCTCTATGTGCCGCTTTTCAAGATCGACGTGGTTGGCGCAAGCCTACAGGTGGCGCTCATGGGCATCCTCAACATCTTCTTCTACCTCGACCGCCGTGCGCGCGTAGTGAGGCTCACGGCGATCTTTCTGGTACTAAACCTCGGACTCTCGATCCTGAGTACCCGCCTTGGCCTGTATTTCTACGGGTATGGCTTCTCGCTATCGCTGCTCATCTCGGTGCTCGTAGGTCTGGTGTGGCTCGATCGCGACATGGAGGCCGTCGAATACCAGACCTTCATGTTGCAGCCCTGGAACCACTAG
- a CDS encoding IS110 family transposase: MKVTTVGVDLAKAVFAVHGVDGRGKVVFRKALKRTQVLTFFANLEPCLIGMEACGSAHHWARQLTALGHTVKLMAPQFVKPYVRTNKNDAADAEAICEAVSRPSMRFVPIKATESQAVLALHRARQGFVKARTAQGNQIRGLLAEFGLVIPQGLSHITKYIPRILEDAENDLPDTLRALIARLTAHLGELDRQVHELEAQIQAWHRQNADSQRLAAIPGIGPITATALVASIGDAKTFANGRQLAAWLGLVPRQHSSGGKPTLLGISKRGDVYLRTLLIHGARAVTRVPAGKARTDAWLKRLLDRRHKNVAAVALANKNARTAWALLVHGRDYRPDYTSSSTPVAA; encoded by the coding sequence ATGAAGGTTACAACGGTAGGAGTGGATCTCGCAAAGGCCGTTTTTGCGGTTCACGGAGTGGATGGCCGGGGCAAGGTGGTGTTCCGGAAGGCCCTTAAGCGAACTCAGGTTCTTACGTTCTTCGCCAACTTGGAGCCCTGCTTGATCGGTATGGAGGCCTGTGGAAGCGCCCATCATTGGGCTCGGCAGCTTACGGCGTTGGGACACACGGTGAAGCTGATGGCTCCGCAGTTCGTAAAGCCCTATGTGCGGACCAACAAGAATGATGCCGCCGACGCCGAGGCGATCTGTGAAGCCGTGTCCCGTCCCAGTATGCGCTTCGTGCCCATCAAAGCCACCGAGAGTCAGGCGGTCCTGGCCCTGCATCGCGCCCGCCAGGGATTCGTCAAAGCGCGCACCGCGCAGGGGAATCAGATCCGCGGATTGCTCGCGGAGTTCGGTCTCGTGATCCCACAAGGCCTGAGCCACATCACAAAGTACATCCCGCGAATCCTGGAAGACGCCGAGAATGACCTGCCCGACACCCTGCGCGCGTTGATCGCACGCCTAACGGCCCACCTGGGTGAGCTGGACCGCCAAGTCCATGAACTCGAGGCCCAGATCCAGGCCTGGCACCGACAGAACGCAGATAGTCAGCGGCTTGCCGCGATCCCCGGCATCGGCCCGATCACGGCCACGGCCCTCGTGGCCTCGATTGGTGATGCGAAGACCTTCGCCAATGGCCGCCAACTCGCCGCTTGGCTTGGGCTCGTGCCCCGGCAGCATTCGAGCGGTGGCAAGCCCACGTTGCTTGGCATCAGCAAGCGCGGAGACGTCTATCTGCGGACACTCCTCATCCATGGTGCCCGTGCGGTGACCCGCGTCCCCGCAGGTAAGGCCCGGACGGACGCCTGGCTGAAGCGGCTACTCGACCGCCGCCACAAGAACGTCGCGGCGGTGGCGCTTGCCAATAAGAATGCGCGTACGGCGTGGGCGCTGCTCGTCCACGGGCGCGATTATCGACCAGACTACACATCATCCTCAACGCCGGTGGCCGCATAG
- a CDS encoding IS4 family transposase: MQKSRRCGDPDVRAIMEAGTESVEWVRQEFARADLSDKRLDRRLVKTAEYLAQSPGSPINEACGNWASTQAAYRLFNNAKASAAGILKPHWEATAARMAGCGGAVLVMQDTVFFSYGRHVRTRGLGPIGKSNAAHDRGLIMHNALAFTTSGVPLGIVSQSIWARGEIPEEDYQEKIERLQVTAIEEKESAKWLIALKETVERAPAGVPVVTVADRESDFFEFLTRAQDLQAHYLIRARTDRKLVPEDSAGCTRMLEALSDAPAWGSMTIEVPGNGSRKARTAAIEVRTAEVTIQPPPRRGAAQTSGSSEPVTVTLIGATESSPPAGVEPISWVLLTNLIVKDFASATEKVRWYGRRWGIEIWHKVLKSGCKVEDCLLEEALRLKRYLTLFSIIGVRLMHVTYLARAHPDRPATEVFSEEEVEALHIRVTRALPPAGPAPTLRDMVRMLGRLGGHLGRKGDGEPGVTVLWRGWTSLYETVETLRAHKHVLSPRDSS, from the coding sequence GTGCAAAAGTCGAGGCGTTGTGGGGATCCGGATGTGCGGGCGATCATGGAGGCCGGCACAGAGTCGGTCGAGTGGGTGAGACAAGAGTTTGCCCGCGCCGACCTCTCCGATAAACGCCTGGATCGTCGCTTGGTGAAAACTGCGGAATATCTCGCCCAATCTCCCGGCTCGCCGATCAATGAAGCGTGCGGCAATTGGGCCAGTACGCAAGCGGCGTATCGGCTGTTCAATAATGCCAAGGCGAGCGCGGCGGGGATCCTCAAACCCCATTGGGAAGCGACGGCCGCGCGCATGGCCGGCTGCGGGGGTGCGGTGCTGGTGATGCAGGACACGGTCTTCTTCTCCTACGGCCGGCACGTCAGGACTCGGGGCCTCGGACCGATTGGCAAGAGCAACGCCGCGCATGACCGGGGCCTCATCATGCATAACGCACTGGCCTTCACCACCTCGGGCGTGCCGCTCGGGATCGTGAGCCAAAGCATCTGGGCGCGCGGGGAGATCCCGGAGGAAGACTATCAGGAGAAGATCGAGCGCCTGCAGGTCACGGCGATCGAGGAAAAAGAGAGCGCGAAATGGCTTATTGCGCTCAAAGAGACGGTCGAGCGGGCGCCCGCGGGCGTGCCGGTCGTCACCGTGGCCGACCGCGAATCGGACTTCTTCGAGTTCTTGACACGCGCCCAGGACCTGCAGGCGCACTATCTCATCCGCGCGCGCACCGACCGCAAGCTCGTGCCCGAAGACAGCGCGGGCTGCACGCGGATGCTCGAGGCGTTGAGCGATGCCCCGGCATGGGGGAGCATGACGATTGAGGTTCCTGGCAACGGCAGTCGTAAGGCGCGCACGGCGGCGATCGAGGTGCGCACAGCCGAGGTCACGATCCAGCCCCCACCGCGCCGTGGGGCGGCCCAGACGTCCGGCTCCAGCGAGCCTGTGACCGTCACCCTGATCGGGGCGACCGAGTCGTCCCCGCCGGCCGGGGTGGAGCCGATCAGCTGGGTGTTGCTCACAAATCTCATCGTCAAAGACTTCGCGTCCGCCACCGAGAAGGTGCGGTGGTATGGGCGGCGCTGGGGCATCGAGATCTGGCATAAGGTGCTCAAATCCGGCTGCAAGGTCGAGGACTGCCTGCTCGAGGAGGCCTTGCGCCTCAAGCGCTATCTGACGCTTTTCAGCATCATCGGCGTGCGCCTGATGCATGTGACCTACCTGGCCCGCGCGCACCCGGATCGGCCGGCCACCGAGGTGTTCTCCGAGGAGGAGGTCGAAGCGCTGCATATCCGCGTCACGCGGGCATTGCCCCCCGCAGGTCCTGCCCCGACGCTGCGCGACATGGTGCGCATGCTGGGCCGGCTCGGCGGCCACTTGGGCCGCAAGGGGGATGGCGAACCCGGCGTCACCGTGCTCTGGCGCGGCTGGACGAGTCTTTACGAGACGGTCGAGACACTGCGTGCCCATAAACATGTCCTCAGCCCGCGCGACTCGAGCTGA
- the pelF gene encoding GT4 family glycosyltransferase PelF, translating to MTTPFPTATSVDIMLLLEGTFPYVSGGVSSWVNQLMQGLPEYRFGIVFLGSRPEDYGPVKYRLPTNLVHLEAHYLFAGGDAPPPKTPRRIPGTPACLRDLHTRLRQKDRPFFPEALRDLSFYADGHGRVPLTEFLYGEDSFAYIAETYEQRCTDPSFVDYFWTVRNMHLPIWRLAAVARELVPARCYHAVSTGYAGLLGALLHWHTGRPLILSEHGIYTKERRIDLLNAAWVADRRSRLERDPSEISYLRELWIAFFESLGRACYEAAGRVVALYPAAQARQIADGADAAQTLIIPNGVPIAPFAALRVPRPDSSFTAPVLCLLGRVTPIKDIKTFIRAMRAVIAEIPQAQGWIVGPEDEDPSYVAECRALIDNLDLSGHVRFKGFQPVTDILPQVHLLILSSISEGLPLVLLEGFAAGVPAVCTDVGACRRLIFGGEHDDLGAAGDITGIADPLALAHAATALLTDTARWRAAQAAAIARVETHYTDVRMYQQYRTLYQEAHDA from the coding sequence ATGACTACCCCGTTTCCGACCGCCACCTCGGTCGACATCATGTTGTTGCTCGAGGGCACCTTCCCGTATGTGAGCGGGGGTGTCTCGTCGTGGGTCAATCAGCTGATGCAAGGCCTGCCCGAGTACCGTTTCGGGATCGTCTTCCTGGGGAGCCGCCCGGAGGACTACGGCCCCGTGAAATACAGGCTTCCTACGAATCTCGTCCACCTCGAGGCCCATTACCTGTTCGCCGGAGGCGACGCGCCGCCCCCCAAGACCCCGCGGCGCATACCGGGGACCCCCGCCTGCCTGCGCGACCTGCACACCCGCTTGCGCCAAAAGGACAGGCCGTTTTTTCCCGAGGCCCTACGCGACCTGTCCTTTTATGCCGATGGCCACGGGCGCGTGCCACTCACGGAATTCCTGTACGGCGAAGATAGCTTCGCATACATCGCTGAAACGTATGAGCAGCGCTGCACGGACCCGTCCTTCGTCGATTATTTCTGGACGGTGCGCAATATGCACCTGCCAATCTGGCGGCTCGCGGCGGTCGCCCGCGAGCTCGTGCCGGCGCGCTGCTATCACGCGGTGTCCACCGGTTACGCAGGACTGCTCGGCGCGCTCCTGCATTGGCATACCGGCCGGCCGCTCATCTTGAGCGAGCATGGCATCTACACCAAGGAGCGGCGCATAGATCTGCTCAATGCCGCGTGGGTCGCGGACCGGCGCAGCCGTCTGGAACGCGATCCGAGCGAGATCAGCTATCTGCGCGAGCTCTGGATCGCGTTTTTCGAGTCGCTCGGACGTGCCTGCTACGAGGCCGCCGGGCGGGTCGTGGCCCTGTACCCGGCAGCCCAGGCCCGCCAGATCGCCGACGGCGCCGACGCGGCCCAGACCCTCATCATTCCAAACGGCGTGCCGATCGCGCCGTTTGCGGCGCTGCGCGTGCCACGCCCCGATTCGTCGTTCACCGCACCCGTCTTATGCCTGCTTGGACGCGTCACGCCGATCAAGGACATCAAGACCTTCATACGCGCGATGCGTGCGGTGATCGCCGAGATCCCCCAAGCACAAGGCTGGATCGTCGGCCCTGAGGACGAGGACCCGTCCTACGTGGCCGAATGCCGCGCCCTCATAGATAACCTCGATCTCTCCGGACATGTCCGCTTCAAGGGCTTCCAACCGGTCACAGACATCCTGCCGCAGGTCCATCTGCTGATCTTGAGCTCGATCAGCGAAGGCCTACCGCTCGTGCTCCTGGAGGGTTTCGCCGCCGGCGTGCCGGCGGTGTGCACCGACGTCGGCGCCTGTCGCCGCCTGATATTCGGCGGCGAACACGACGACCTGGGAGCGGCCGGAGACATCACCGGCATCGCCGACCCGCTCGCCCTGGCGCACGCCGCCACCGCCTTACTTACCGACACCGCGCGCTGGCGCGCCGCGCAGGCCGCCGCCATCGCCCGCGTCGAGACCCACTACACCGACGTGCGCATGTATCAACAGTATCGCACGCTTTACCAAGAGGCCCACGATGCCTGA
- a CDS encoding PelD GGDEF domain-containing protein, with protein sequence MNVRTHLAPSPQARTWVEAVAIPVIAIAVAFAVSPRDPFLVNATFPWLWFAPVLVALRYGLAPAVLSLAILVLSFVGARLGLPALSIHRLPQGQFLGGIMLTLLAGEYGSLWILRLRRSEQMSTYAAQQLEGLTRTLHMTRLSHDRLEQTLIGKPVTLRDSLRELRHELATRGGALTSELAARLLHLTAYHGGFEQAALYAVSGDVIEPQPRAHIGEAFVLDRDDILVKRCCEKRRTAYWAANSLKEGQHSAYLVAAPMLTSDDTLLGVLVVATMPFLFLQDENLLTVSVLLAYVADDAKAARTAQDMLQSLPQCPPRFAAETVKLARCARDLNLTSSLVTTAITVADDSLRETILDDLAALARGLDDNWRVIAPPVGRLITLLPFGKRSVAEGYVQRLQARLDEKFGLAKTEATFSVSIHEITGGDPLPILRTAAGVDDGS encoded by the coding sequence GTGAACGTGCGCACACACCTTGCGCCCTCGCCCCAGGCACGGACCTGGGTGGAGGCCGTCGCGATCCCGGTGATCGCGATCGCGGTGGCGTTTGCGGTAAGCCCCCGCGATCCGTTTCTTGTGAATGCCACGTTCCCCTGGCTGTGGTTCGCGCCGGTACTGGTGGCCCTGCGCTACGGGCTCGCCCCGGCAGTGCTATCACTTGCGATCCTGGTCCTGTCGTTCGTCGGCGCCCGCCTCGGGCTGCCCGCTTTGTCTATCCATCGCCTTCCACAAGGGCAGTTCCTGGGTGGCATCATGCTGACGCTGCTCGCCGGGGAATATGGCTCCCTGTGGATCCTGCGCCTGCGCCGCTCCGAACAGATGAGCACCTATGCCGCGCAACAACTGGAGGGGTTGACGCGCACACTCCATATGACCCGACTGTCGCATGACCGGCTCGAACAGACCCTCATCGGCAAGCCCGTCACGCTGCGTGACTCCCTGCGCGAACTCCGCCACGAACTCGCTACCCGCGGGGGCGCCCTCACGAGCGAACTCGCCGCGCGCCTGCTGCACCTGACCGCCTACCATGGCGGCTTCGAACAAGCGGCCCTATATGCGGTCTCCGGGGATGTCATAGAACCCCAACCGCGCGCCCACATCGGCGAGGCGTTCGTCCTGGATCGCGATGACATCCTGGTCAAGCGCTGTTGCGAGAAACGCCGTACCGCCTACTGGGCGGCCAATTCCCTGAAAGAGGGGCAGCACAGCGCCTACCTGGTCGCAGCCCCTATGCTCACCTCCGACGACACCCTGCTCGGCGTACTCGTGGTCGCGACCATGCCCTTCCTGTTCCTGCAAGACGAGAACCTCCTCACCGTAAGCGTCCTGCTGGCCTATGTCGCCGATGACGCAAAGGCCGCGCGTACCGCCCAGGACATGCTGCAAAGCCTGCCGCAATGCCCGCCCCGGTTCGCCGCCGAGACCGTCAAGCTCGCGCGGTGTGCGCGCGACCTGAATCTCACGAGCAGTCTCGTCACCACCGCCATTACGGTTGCCGACGACTCCTTGCGCGAGACGATATTGGATGACCTTGCGGCGCTTGCGCGCGGCCTCGACGACAACTGGCGCGTCATAGCGCCTCCGGTCGGCCGGTTGATCACACTGCTGCCGTTTGGCAAACGCTCGGTGGCCGAGGGTTATGTCCAACGCCTGCAGGCACGCCTCGACGAGAAGTTTGGATTGGCGAAGACGGAGGCGACCTTTTCGGTATCCATCCACGAGATCACAGGCGGCGACCCACTCCCGATATTGCGCACCGCCGCAGGGGTCGACGATGGCAGTTGA